In a single window of the bacterium genome:
- a CDS encoding sugar ABC transporter ATP-binding protein, which produces MTTSPEPILAARDIRKSFGGVEVLHGVDLDAAGGSVLALLGENGAGKSTLVKIASGVYTADSGTIQVGGGSYASLTSREARELGIAIISQEFQDAATLSVAENISMGSLPAVRGFVRWGEVRRRAVEILEALEVDIDPDRIVGDLRLGERQIIEIARALSREAKVLILDEPTAALSFHEAEVLFDFVRRLRAEGVALVYITHRLDEVERISDRVQVLRDGSTALEAPTSEVDRRAMVEAMIGRRAGALGRPAPVSNGDDRPVLQWTGAGSLDYFDDVNLTVGPNEVVALYGKLGSGASEVAETAFGLREIDRGELQIGTGDAEAPESPIGAVNTGIGYLPAERKTAGGFMVRPVAENVAVASWHRLARYGFWIRKATEAAAYNRWHEKLSIRSRNDPQQIMGTLSGGNQQKVLLARWLENRSDVLVLVEPTRGVDVGAREDIYRALRELPTSGVGVLVVTSDYEEAFQIADRVYVMTKGAIVAELEGDEITTGALLELAGG; this is translated from the coding sequence ATGACGACGTCACCGGAGCCGATCCTCGCGGCGCGCGACATACGCAAGTCGTTCGGCGGCGTCGAGGTCCTCCACGGCGTGGACCTCGACGCCGCCGGCGGCTCAGTGCTGGCGCTGCTGGGTGAGAACGGCGCCGGCAAATCGACCCTCGTCAAGATCGCCTCGGGCGTCTACACGGCCGACTCCGGGACGATCCAGGTGGGCGGGGGCAGCTACGCCAGCCTGACCTCACGGGAGGCCCGCGAGCTGGGGATCGCCATCATCTCCCAGGAGTTCCAGGACGCCGCCACCCTCTCGGTGGCGGAGAACATCTCCATGGGGAGCCTTCCGGCGGTGCGGGGATTCGTCCGTTGGGGAGAGGTGCGGCGGCGGGCCGTGGAGATCCTGGAGGCGCTGGAGGTCGACATCGACCCCGACCGCATCGTCGGCGATCTGCGCCTCGGGGAGCGCCAGATCATCGAGATCGCCCGGGCTCTCAGCCGCGAGGCGAAAGTGCTGATCCTGGACGAGCCGACCGCCGCGCTCAGCTTCCACGAGGCCGAGGTGCTGTTCGACTTCGTGCGGCGCCTGCGGGCCGAGGGAGTGGCGCTCGTCTACATCACACACCGCCTCGACGAAGTGGAGCGCATCTCGGACCGTGTGCAGGTGCTGCGCGACGGTTCCACGGCGCTCGAGGCGCCGACCAGCGAGGTGGACCGCAGGGCGATGGTGGAGGCCATGATCGGTCGGCGGGCCGGCGCGCTGGGGCGCCCGGCGCCCGTGAGCAACGGCGACGATCGGCCCGTGTTGCAGTGGACCGGCGCCGGTTCCTTGGACTACTTCGACGATGTGAACCTGACGGTCGGCCCGAACGAGGTCGTGGCCCTCTACGGCAAGCTCGGATCGGGCGCCAGCGAGGTGGCAGAGACGGCGTTCGGCCTGCGGGAGATCGACCGCGGCGAACTGCAGATCGGCACGGGCGACGCCGAGGCGCCCGAGAGTCCCATCGGTGCCGTGAACACGGGGATCGGCTACCTGCCCGCGGAGCGCAAGACCGCCGGGGGCTTCATGGTCCGCCCGGTGGCCGAGAACGTGGCCGTGGCCTCCTGGCACCGACTCGCCCGCTACGGGTTCTGGATCCGCAAGGCCACCGAGGCCGCGGCCTACAACCGCTGGCACGAGAAGCTCTCGATCCGCTCCCGCAACGACCCCCAGCAGATCATGGGGACGCTCTCGGGCGGCAACCAGCAGAAGGTCCTGCTGGCTCGCTGGCTGGAGAACCGGTCGGACGTGCTGGTGCTCGTGGAGCCCACCCGCGGCGTCGACGTGGGCGCCCGGGAGGACATCTACCGCGCCCTGCGCGAGCTGCCGACCAGCGGCGTGGGTGTGCTGGTGGTGACCTCTGACTACGAGGAGGCCTTCCAGATCGCCGACCGGGTCTACGTCATGACCAAGGGCGCCATCGTGGCCGAACTGGAGGGGGACGAGATCACCACCGGTGCCCTCCTCGAGCTGGCGGGTGGCTGA